CTCGAGGCCCTGATCAAGCTCTACCGCCAGAAGTACCCCTCGGTGACGGTGGACAACGCGACCGTCTCGGGCGGCGCGGGCACCAACGCCAAGGCGGTGCTCAAGACCCGCATGCTGGGCGGCACGCCCCCCGACTCCTTCCAGGTGCACGCCGGGCAGGAACTGATCGGCACCTGGGTGGTCGCCAACCGCATGGAGGACCTCAGCGGCCTGTTCCGCACCGAGGGCTGGAGCAAGGTCTACCCCAAGGACCTCGTGACGCTGCTCTCGTCCAAGGGCGGAATCTGGAGCGTGCCTGTCAATGTCCACCGCTCCAACGTGATGTGGTACAACCCCGCCAAGCTCAAGGCCTGGGGGGTCACCCCGCCCAAGACCTGGAACGAGTTCCTGACGACCTGCGCGGCCCTCAAGCGCAAGGGCGTGGCCGCGCCGCTGGTGATGGGCGAGAACTGGACCCAGCAGCACCTCTGGGAGAGCGTGATGGTGGGCAGCCTGGGCGCCCAGGGCTGGCAGGACCTGTGGTCGGGCAAGACGAAGTTCACCGACCCCAAGGTCGTGCAGGCCTTCACCACCTTCGGCAAGGTCCTCGACTGCGCCAACAAGGACGCCAGCGGCCTCTCCTGGCAGCAGGCCTCCGACCGCATCGTGGACGGCACGAGCGCCTTTAACATTATG
The DNA window shown above is from Deinococcus sp. HSC-46F16 and carries:
- a CDS encoding ABC transporter substrate-binding protein, which translates into the protein MNLSLAKKTALLAAALAVTSSASAAGKLEIFSWWSGDEGPALEALIKLYRQKYPSVTVDNATVSGGAGTNAKAVLKTRMLGGTPPDSFQVHAGQELIGTWVVANRMEDLSGLFRTEGWSKVYPKDLVTLLSSKGGIWSVPVNVHRSNVMWYNPAKLKAWGVTPPKTWNEFLTTCAALKRKGVAAPLVMGENWTQQHLWESVMVGSLGAQGWQDLWSGKTKFTDPKVVQAFTTFGKVLDCANKDASGLSWQQASDRIVDGTSAFNIMGDWAAGYFTTTKKLRPSTGFGWTASPGTSGTFVMLADSFGLPKGAKNRAEALNWLRVLGSKAGQDAFNPLKGSIAARTDSDLSKYSTYSKSAAADWRKNRIVGSMVHGAVAPESFTSAFGAVVDQFVASRNAQAAANAAQQLATRSGIGR